Proteins encoded by one window of Desulfallas thermosapovorans DSM 6562:
- a CDS encoding sodium:calcium antiporter codes for MLLLLYLIGGLAVILFCAEIFTNGVEWLGKRLKLSEGAVGSVLAAVGTALPEAIIPVIAILLGTGEAAHEIGIGAILGAPFMLATLALCITGIAALVYTVNGQKRQVMLIDHNIMKRDLLFFIIVYSLAILAAFLPAAYKLHIAFLLVVAYIIYVTRTIKAGSKLGETQLKPLYFARKHREPSIRVIVLQVFVALAGIVTGANFFVDGIERVAELMHISPFIVSIFIAPIATELPEKFNSLIWVRQGKDTLALGNITGAMVFQSSLIPALGIVLTPWVLSDLALISAILALAGAGLIYLSLQLKKYIRPATLVLTGSLYVIFVMSVFII; via the coding sequence ATGCTCTTATTACTTTACTTAATTGGTGGTCTGGCTGTAATTTTGTTTTGTGCCGAGATTTTTACTAACGGTGTGGAATGGCTGGGTAAAAGATTAAAACTATCCGAAGGTGCGGTGGGCAGCGTACTGGCCGCGGTGGGCACTGCCCTGCCGGAAGCAATAATCCCCGTAATAGCAATTTTGTTGGGAACCGGGGAAGCAGCACATGAGATAGGTATCGGTGCCATTTTGGGTGCGCCCTTTATGCTGGCTACTTTGGCCCTGTGCATTACGGGTATTGCCGCGCTGGTCTATACGGTAAATGGCCAAAAGCGTCAAGTTATGCTTATTGATCATAACATTATGAAAAGAGACCTGTTATTTTTTATTATAGTGTACTCATTGGCAATACTTGCTGCCTTTTTACCAGCTGCATACAAACTGCACATAGCTTTTTTACTGGTGGTTGCATACATTATTTACGTTACCCGTACCATTAAAGCAGGGAGTAAACTGGGTGAAACCCAATTAAAGCCACTGTATTTTGCCCGGAAGCACAGAGAGCCAAGTATTCGGGTGATAGTGCTGCAGGTGTTTGTGGCCCTTGCCGGCATTGTCACCGGTGCCAACTTCTTTGTGGACGGTATTGAACGTGTGGCTGAGCTTATGCATATATCACCTTTCATAGTGTCTATATTCATTGCCCCCATAGCTACGGAACTGCCTGAAAAATTCAATAGCCTAATTTGGGTGCGCCAGGGCAAGGACACCCTCGCTCTGGGTAATATTACCGGAGCTATGGTTTTTCAAAGCTCCCTAATACCCGCATTGGGAATTGTCCTTACGCCCTGGGTGCTGTCCGACCTGGCCTTGATTAGCGCCATATTGGCTCTTGCGGGGGCTGGGCTGATCTATCTAAGCCTGCAGTTGAAAAAATACATTCGTCCTGCAACGCTGGTTTTGACCGGTAGCTTGTATGTGATATTTGTTATGTCCGTTTTTATCATATAA
- a CDS encoding MerR family transcriptional regulator → MKYYKIGAIAQLAGVSRRTIDYYTNLGLLKPVRLENNYRYYTEHTLARLKIIEILKAQRFTLEEIKEQFRLFELDQAGQQDNQINIDFIREQIKQLENQLTQLQPASNLDASQAAVLSRQVMIKGMAIMNALIIYINEITPFV, encoded by the coding sequence TTGAAATACTATAAAATCGGTGCCATTGCCCAGTTAGCCGGGGTGAGCAGAAGAACTATCGATTATTATACCAACCTGGGCTTACTTAAGCCTGTTCGTTTGGAAAATAATTACCGGTACTACACCGAGCACACCCTGGCAAGGCTTAAAATCATCGAGATTTTGAAGGCGCAGCGGTTTACCCTGGAGGAAATAAAAGAACAATTTCGTTTGTTTGAACTGGATCAGGCCGGACAACAAGATAATCAAATTAATATTGATTTCATCCGGGAACAAATCAAACAGCTGGAGAATCAACTTACCCAGCTGCAACCTGCGTCCAATCTTGATGCCAGCCAAGCAGCGGTTTTGTCCAGGCAGGTTATGATAAAGGGGATGGCTATTATGAACGCACTAATTATTTATATTAATGAAATTACCCCATTTGTTTAA
- a CDS encoding zinc metalloprotease HtpX, with product MNTLKVWLLMGVLTIILVLMGNAIGGQSGAMLFFLIAMAMNFFSYFYSDKIAIKMTRSYPVSRAEAPELYEMVQRLSRRAGIPMPKLYVTPTDQPNAFATGRNPSHAAVAVTEGIMRLLNRSEVEGVLAHELAHIKNRDVLLGTIAAALAGAITMMANAFQWAAIFGLGRGEDEEGGGMIGGLIMAILAPIAAMIVQMAISRSREYLADATGARIAGSPDGLANALLKMESAAHRIPMQTNPATSHLFIVNPLSGAAVARLFSTHPPIQDRVARLKNMR from the coding sequence ATGAATACCTTAAAAGTATGGTTGTTAATGGGCGTGCTGACCATAATACTGGTGTTGATGGGAAATGCCATTGGCGGTCAGTCCGGAGCAATGTTGTTTTTCCTCATTGCCATGGCCATGAACTTTTTCAGTTACTTTTACAGCGATAAAATTGCAATTAAAATGACACGCTCGTACCCGGTTTCCCGGGCCGAGGCACCCGAGCTTTATGAGATGGTGCAAAGGTTATCAAGGCGTGCAGGTATTCCTATGCCCAAGCTTTATGTAACACCTACCGATCAACCCAACGCGTTTGCCACCGGGCGCAACCCTTCCCATGCAGCGGTGGCCGTCACCGAAGGTATTATGCGCTTGCTAAACAGGTCTGAAGTGGAAGGTGTACTGGCCCACGAGCTGGCTCACATTAAAAACAGGGATGTGCTGTTGGGCACCATAGCAGCCGCATTGGCCGGCGCCATTACCATGATGGCCAATGCTTTTCAGTGGGCAGCCATATTCGGGCTGGGCCGGGGTGAGGATGAAGAAGGCGGCGGGATGATTGGCGGGCTGATTATGGCTATTTTGGCACCCATTGCGGCTATGATAGTACAAATGGCCATTTCCCGGTCGAGGGAATATCTAGCCGATGCAACCGGGGCACGTATTGCCGGTTCACCCGATGGGCTGGCCAATGCCCTGCTTAAAATGGAATCAGCGGCACATCGTATTCCTATGCAGACTAACCCGGCAACTTCGCATCTGTTTATTGTAAACCCGCTTTCCGGTGCTGCCGTGGCCAGATTGTTCAGCACTCACCCTCCTATTCAGGACCGGGTGGCCAGACTTAAAAATATGCGGTAA
- a CDS encoding DedA family protein, which yields MSIGRDEILDYKDVALELVELYGYWALFFTMFIDTLGIPMPSKTMLTLSGYFSHMGILNYTQIFIVAMAGTLGGFTSGYTIGRKIGTPLIEKYGRFICLTPEKTTRLEKWFEKYGPWAILIAYFLPVARSVVPYLSGISKMSFVTAIGMAAVGATCWILLLISFGLVIGQNWIVLEALLVDYYPYLIGGVLTLVAAAVWSKVRNKKGTKEVQ from the coding sequence ATGTCGATTGGCAGGGATGAGATTTTGGATTATAAAGATGTAGCGCTGGAACTTGTGGAACTTTATGGCTATTGGGCTCTTTTTTTTACCATGTTCATTGATACCCTGGGTATTCCCATGCCTTCAAAGACAATGCTTACCTTATCGGGATACTTTTCGCATATGGGTATTTTAAATTATACGCAGATTTTTATAGTGGCTATGGCCGGTACCCTGGGCGGGTTTACCTCGGGTTACACCATCGGCCGGAAAATCGGTACACCGTTGATAGAAAAATATGGCCGGTTTATATGCTTAACACCGGAAAAAACCACCAGGCTGGAAAAATGGTTCGAAAAATACGGTCCCTGGGCTATCTTAATTGCTTATTTTTTACCTGTAGCCCGCAGTGTTGTGCCCTACCTATCCGGTATAAGTAAGATGTCCTTTGTTACAGCAATAGGTATGGCTGCGGTGGGAGCCACTTGCTGGATACTGCTGTTAATATCCTTTGGGCTGGTCATTGGGCAAAATTGGATAGTGTTGGAAGCATTGCTTGTCGATTACTACCCCTATTTAATCGGAGGGGTTCTGACGCTTGTCGCCGCCGCAGTTTGGAGTAAGGTAAGAAATAAAAAAGGAACCAAAGAAGTTCAATAG
- a CDS encoding RNA polymerase sigma factor has protein sequence MVHLPDEVLVQKTKNGDMDAFDELVRRYESKIYGLAYRFMGNHADASDLAQDTFIRLYQALEGFRGDAAFSTWLYRIAANICRDELRKRQRRRSVSMDEMMDASPANTPTADDNYSPEETVQRREVQRQVQLCLNQLSDDHRLILIMREIQGMSYEEIASVLQCSLGTVKSRISRARNALKERMSRQGELLPGGGRLKAKGGKNNAVS, from the coding sequence ATGGTTCATCTTCCCGATGAGGTGCTGGTACAAAAAACTAAAAACGGCGATATGGATGCCTTTGATGAGCTGGTGCGCCGCTACGAAAGCAAGATATATGGTTTAGCATATCGCTTCATGGGTAATCATGCCGATGCCAGCGACCTGGCCCAGGATACCTTTATTCGCTTATACCAGGCACTGGAAGGGTTTCGGGGGGATGCTGCCTTTTCCACCTGGCTTTACCGCATTGCAGCCAATATCTGCCGGGATGAACTGCGAAAGCGGCAGCGGCGGCGTAGTGTATCCATGGACGAAATGATGGATGCCTCACCTGCCAACACGCCCACCGCCGACGACAACTATTCCCCCGAGGAAACTGTGCAGCGCCGGGAGGTGCAACGCCAGGTGCAGCTTTGTTTAAACCAGCTTTCCGATGACCACCGGTTAATATTGATCATGCGTGAGATACAGGGTATGAGCTATGAGGAAATTGCCAGTGTGTTGCAATGTTCCCTGGGTACGGTGAAATCACGCATTAGCAGGGCCAGAAACGCCCTCAAGGAAAGGATGAGCAGGCAGGGGGAACTTTTGCCCGGTGGCGGTCGTCTTAAAGCCAAAGGAGGGAAGAACAATGCAGTGTCGTGA
- a CDS encoding zf-HC2 domain-containing protein, translating to MQCRDICEMLSPYIDGMLESSQAVQVEEHLAACAACRLEYDDLRAAVELVRELPEVVPPREFHEELRQKLKSLPGPAVTAGHSSRLNRVPWTKWTKTLAAAAVIFLAVGVTALWYDKNEGGVFDIATQSNTGQNTTFREELPGGDKENDGVTPEAREQAVEKARATNDVLIANNDTPDVDRNEPEVPGMPLSERGAGTIADSGLGNQPPPVVGDEGVTAAPNADSGDTGADYSEVEKHTARDFPAPEEQPTGEDAMFSIMAAPRERFRDEANQLENGSFSVENDLHVAREYTVTLVLDTQQITEDQITEDLWNATAGEYGGYVEANPQQTGHCWVLRIPTSFADEFIDQLNGMGQVEIHSRTRDLADDMQQAQEQLNILWERENKLAFQLENVQKGKDTALLGELDELRGQIARQQQTITGLQQDIDLARVDLYLMLP from the coding sequence ATGCAGTGTCGTGATATCTGTGAAATGTTGTCACCATACATTGATGGCATGCTGGAATCTTCCCAAGCGGTGCAAGTGGAAGAACATCTTGCTGCTTGTGCCGCATGCAGGTTGGAATACGACGATTTGCGGGCTGCGGTGGAATTGGTCAGGGAATTGCCGGAGGTGGTGCCGCCCCGGGAGTTCCACGAAGAATTGCGACAAAAACTCAAGTCACTACCCGGACCGGCTGTCACTGCCGGGCATAGTAGCCGGCTAAACCGGGTGCCCTGGACAAAATGGACCAAAACACTGGCTGCAGCAGCGGTAATATTTCTTGCCGTAGGTGTTACCGCCCTCTGGTATGATAAGAATGAGGGGGGGGTATTTGATATTGCCACCCAGTCAAACACTGGCCAAAATACAACTTTCCGTGAGGAACTGCCCGGGGGCGATAAGGAAAATGACGGTGTCACACCTGAAGCCCGGGAACAGGCCGTTGAAAAAGCAAGAGCAACCAATGATGTATTAATCGCCAATAATGATACCCCGGATGTAGACCGGAATGAACCGGAAGTACCCGGTATGCCTCTTTCCGAAAGAGGGGCAGGTACTATTGCCGACAGTGGGTTGGGGAACCAGCCCCCGCCCGTTGTGGGAGATGAAGGTGTAACTGCCGCACCCAATGCGGATAGTGGTGACACGGGTGCTGACTATTCCGAGGTGGAAAAACACACAGCCCGTGATTTCCCGGCACCGGAAGAACAGCCCACCGGTGAAGATGCTATGTTTTCAATTATGGCCGCACCCCGGGAAAGGTTTAGGGATGAGGCCAACCAGCTTGAGAATGGCAGTTTCAGTGTTGAAAATGATCTTCATGTGGCCAGGGAGTATACTGTTACACTGGTTTTAGATACGCAGCAAATTACGGAGGACCAAATTACCGAGGACCTCTGGAATGCAACAGCAGGCGAGTACGGTGGCTACGTTGAGGCGAACCCGCAGCAAACCGGGCATTGCTGGGTGTTACGCATTCCTACAAGCTTTGCGGATGAGTTTATTGATCAATTAAACGGTATGGGTCAGGTGGAAATCCATTCTCGCACCAGGGATTTGGCTGACGATATGCAACAGGCCCAAGAACAGCTGAATATACTATGGGAGCGGGAAAATAAACTGGCTTTCCAGCTTGAAAATGTTCAAAAGGGAAAAGATACGGCCCTTTTAGGTGAATTGGATGAATTACGCGGGCAAATAGCCCGGCAGCAGCAGACAATTACCGGTTTACAGCAAGATATAGATTTAGCCAGAGTGGACCTTTATTTAATGCTGCCGTAA
- a CDS encoding NifU family protein yields the protein MREQVQAALDKVRPMLQRDGGDVELVDVTPDGVVKVKLKGACGGUAMSTYTLKLGIERSLKQAVPEVKEVVQA from the coding sequence GTGCGCGAACAAGTACAAGCTGCCTTGGATAAAGTGCGTCCCATGCTGCAGCGTGATGGCGGTGACGTTGAGCTTGTGGATGTTACACCGGATGGTGTAGTTAAAGTTAAACTTAAAGGTGCCTGTGGTGGGTGAGCGATGTCCACATATACCCTTAAATTGGGGATTGAGCGGTCGCTCAAGCAAGCTGTGCCCGAGGTGAAAGAAGTAGTACAGGCCTAG
- a CDS encoding carbon-nitrogen hydrolase family protein, which yields MIKKCKLAICQIKVAEDKAVNIKHAGELVRQAAGRGAQVVVLPEMFNCPYETHLFPGYAETYPSGETVQMLSRLAAELDIVLVGGSIPEREKDVVYNTCFTFGPRGTLLGRHRKVHLFDVDLPGLRVQESSTLGPGSEFTVIDAGWCKIGVMICFDVRFPELARLLALAGADILVVPAAFNTVTGPAHWDLTMRARAVDNQVFVAAASPARDNQGGYVAYGHSMVVDPWGDVLARAGTGEEIIMVEVNPEKIREVRRRLPLLTLRRTDLYTINRKR from the coding sequence TTGATAAAAAAATGCAAACTGGCTATTTGCCAGATTAAAGTTGCCGAGGACAAAGCCGTTAACATAAAACATGCCGGTGAGTTGGTGCGCCAGGCAGCCGGGCGGGGAGCACAGGTGGTGGTGCTGCCGGAAATGTTCAATTGTCCCTACGAGACCCATCTCTTCCCCGGCTATGCCGAGACTTACCCCAGCGGTGAAACGGTGCAAATGCTATCCCGGTTGGCAGCCGAGCTGGACATTGTGCTGGTGGGGGGGTCCATCCCCGAAAGGGAAAAGGATGTTGTTTACAATACTTGCTTTACCTTTGGTCCCCGGGGTACCTTGTTAGGGCGGCACCGCAAGGTGCATTTGTTTGATGTGGATTTGCCCGGCTTAAGGGTGCAGGAGTCCAGCACGCTGGGACCGGGCAGTGAATTTACTGTTATAGACGCTGGATGGTGCAAAATCGGGGTCATGATTTGTTTTGATGTTCGTTTTCCAGAGTTGGCCCGCCTGCTGGCCCTGGCCGGAGCGGATATACTGGTGGTACCGGCTGCCTTTAATACAGTTACCGGCCCGGCCCACTGGGATTTGACCATGCGGGCGCGGGCGGTGGATAACCAGGTTTTTGTGGCGGCGGCCTCCCCGGCTCGGGATAACCAGGGGGGATATGTGGCCTACGGCCATTCCATGGTGGTGGACCCCTGGGGTGATGTACTGGCCCGGGCGGGAACCGGTGAGGAAATAATTATGGTGGAAGTGAACCCGGAGAAAATTAGGGAAGTGCGCCGGCGCCTGCCGTTATTAACCTTGCGGCGTACTGATCTATATACAATCAATAGAAAAAGGTAG
- the ychF gene encoding redox-regulated ATPase YchF: protein MLTCGIVGLPMVGKTTLFNLVTNSGLETSNYLTGKTEINVAMAEVPDARLDFLINLYKPKKNAYAQIQFSDVPGLVRGASEGKGVGNRFLDGIRNADLLVHVVRAFQDKNVPHVDGNIDPMRDIETINLELLLADMDLVEKRIRRIKEGKKIKKEQLAELEVLSKCLEALENEVTMRRVELSEDERELLVNYSFLTDKPIILVINTDEEQLRGGNYPGQEKVRAYAAENDIILLEVCGLIEMEISELPVDDRREFMDDLGLQQSGIDRLARAAYDTLGLISFFTVGEDEVKAWTIPVGLNAKGAAGKIHSDLERGFIRAEVVAYDDLRNLGSMNKVKEKGLARLEGKDYIVKDGDILNIRFNV, encoded by the coding sequence ATGTTGACTTGTGGTATTGTCGGTTTGCCGATGGTGGGAAAAACCACACTTTTTAATTTGGTAACCAACTCGGGACTGGAGACGTCCAATTATTTGACGGGCAAAACTGAAATTAACGTGGCCATGGCCGAGGTGCCCGATGCCCGTCTTGACTTTCTAATTAATCTATACAAGCCCAAGAAAAATGCTTATGCCCAAATCCAGTTCAGCGATGTGCCGGGATTGGTGCGCGGGGCCAGCGAGGGAAAAGGGGTGGGCAACCGTTTTTTAGACGGTATTCGCAATGCCGATTTGCTGGTACACGTGGTTCGGGCTTTTCAGGATAAAAATGTGCCCCATGTGGACGGGAATATTGATCCCATGCGGGATATAGAAACCATTAACCTGGAACTGCTGCTGGCTGATATGGACCTGGTGGAAAAAAGAATCCGTCGCATTAAGGAAGGTAAAAAGATAAAAAAAGAGCAGTTGGCGGAATTGGAAGTGCTGAGCAAGTGTCTGGAAGCGTTGGAAAATGAAGTGACTATGCGCAGGGTCGAGCTTTCTGAAGATGAGCGGGAATTACTGGTGAATTACAGCTTTTTAACGGACAAGCCCATAATACTGGTGATTAATACTGATGAGGAACAGCTCAGGGGCGGTAACTACCCGGGGCAGGAAAAAGTTCGTGCCTATGCTGCTGAAAATGATATCATACTGCTTGAGGTTTGCGGCCTGATTGAAATGGAAATCAGCGAACTGCCCGTGGATGACCGGCGGGAGTTTATGGATGATCTGGGACTGCAGCAATCAGGCATTGACCGGTTGGCCCGGGCTGCCTACGATACTCTGGGATTGATATCATTTTTCACCGTGGGTGAAGACGAAGTAAAAGCATGGACCATTCCGGTTGGATTGAATGCCAAAGGCGCCGCCGGTAAAATTCATTCCGACCTGGAGCGCGGTTTCATTCGGGCCGAAGTGGTAGCTTATGATGATTTGCGCAATCTGGGCAGTATGAACAAAGTCAAGGAAAAAGGGCTAGCCCGGTTGGAAGGTAAAGATTATATTGTTAAGGACGGAGATATATTAAACATTAGGTTTAATGTCTAG
- a CDS encoding response regulator, with product MQLINVLIVDDHALIREGIRKTLSLEQRIHVLGEAANGQQAIKMCLNQHPDIVLLDINLPDITGLEVCKVIKKESPNTGIIALTIHDQEEYILEMIRSGVAAYLLKEISPDQLIDTILQVAEGKSFISPSLTAKIFNQINRLSTTRSFGQRPYGLTDRELDVLTLLANGDSNKIIAQKLFISEKTVKNHLTNIFHKLNVTDRTQAALLAIKEKIVHI from the coding sequence TTGCAGCTGATTAATGTACTAATTGTTGATGATCACGCCCTCATTAGAGAAGGGATCAGGAAAACTTTATCACTGGAGCAGCGTATACATGTGCTGGGGGAGGCTGCCAACGGGCAGCAGGCCATAAAAATGTGCCTTAATCAACATCCCGACATAGTGTTGCTGGACATTAACCTGCCGGATATAACGGGCCTGGAAGTGTGTAAGGTCATTAAAAAGGAATCACCCAACACGGGTATCATTGCCCTGACCATACACGATCAGGAAGAATATATACTGGAGATGATTCGCAGCGGTGTCGCCGCCTACCTGCTTAAAGAGATCAGCCCTGATCAGCTGATTGATACCATACTGCAGGTGGCTGAGGGGAAATCATTTATTTCACCTTCTCTGACCGCCAAAATTTTTAACCAGATTAATAGATTATCGACCACAAGATCTTTTGGGCAAAGGCCCTACGGGTTGACGGACAGGGAACTGGATGTGCTTACCCTGCTGGCCAATGGTGATTCCAATAAAATAATCGCCCAAAAGCTGTTTATCAGTGAAAAAACAGTAAAAAACCACCTGACCAACATTTTCCACAAGCTAAACGTTACTGACCGTACCCAGGCGGCATTACTGGCTATAAAAGAAAAAATAGTGCATATTTAA
- a CDS encoding sensor histidine kinase: MKILLETSNLDTIFSKIVQHIKESQEQIYDIAEHTRAEHDNIKDELENVKKTVSQLIKRENKLRAQERAARIKLMDVSKNFNRYNEQDIKMAYDKAQKMQLELAMLQAQEQMLRKRRDNLERSLKRMQDMLDKANNMNSHLSVVFEYLSKKLPTISSSIEELHQVQKMGISIIKAQEEERKRLAREIHDGPAQLLANVVMRAEYILKLMEVNPAHVKKELVNLQELVRQSLRDVRKIIFNLRPMLLDDLGLVPAINRYIEDYTKQYGINTKFVSFGKQIRLPQAAEVSLFRIVQEALNNVQKHAQARQVMIKIEQLADKITLIIKDNGRGFNVESVEKNKGHECYGLINMRERVQILKGEFKITSAPGQGTLISLSIPVITKDCRTTGSA, translated from the coding sequence GTGAAAATTTTGCTTGAAACTTCAAATCTTGATACAATTTTCAGCAAAATCGTTCAGCATATAAAAGAATCTCAGGAACAAATATATGATATCGCAGAGCATACCCGAGCTGAGCATGACAATATAAAGGATGAACTGGAGAATGTAAAAAAAACGGTGTCCCAGTTAATTAAACGGGAAAACAAACTACGGGCGCAGGAGAGAGCAGCCCGCATCAAACTAATGGATGTAAGTAAAAATTTTAACCGTTACAATGAACAGGATATTAAAATGGCCTACGATAAAGCCCAGAAAATGCAATTGGAACTGGCCATGCTGCAGGCCCAGGAACAAATGCTGCGCAAAAGGCGGGACAACCTGGAGCGAAGCCTCAAACGGATGCAGGACATGCTCGATAAAGCAAATAACATGAATTCCCATCTAAGCGTGGTATTTGAATATCTAAGCAAGAAACTACCCACCATATCTTCCAGTATTGAGGAATTACACCAAGTGCAAAAAATGGGCATCAGTATCATCAAAGCCCAGGAGGAAGAGCGCAAGCGATTGGCCCGGGAAATACACGACGGCCCGGCACAGCTACTGGCCAACGTGGTAATGCGTGCAGAGTACATATTGAAATTAATGGAAGTCAACCCTGCACACGTTAAAAAAGAACTGGTCAACCTGCAGGAACTGGTCAGGCAAAGCCTGCGGGATGTACGCAAAATAATTTTTAATCTAAGACCGATGTTGCTGGACGATCTGGGACTGGTTCCGGCCATCAACCGTTACATAGAAGATTATACAAAGCAATATGGTATCAATACCAAGTTTGTATCCTTCGGCAAGCAAATACGGCTACCCCAGGCCGCCGAAGTGTCTCTCTTCCGAATAGTGCAGGAAGCACTGAACAACGTGCAAAAGCACGCCCAGGCCAGGCAGGTTATGATTAAAATAGAGCAACTTGCTGATAAAATAACCCTTATTATAAAAGACAACGGCAGGGGTTTTAATGTCGAATCGGTGGAAAAAAACAAAGGTCATGAATGTTACGGGCTTATTAATATGCGGGAACGGGTACAAATATTAAAGGGAGAATTTAAAATAACCAGCGCTCCGGGGCAGGGTACTTTAATCAGTTTAAGCATACCAGTAATCACTAAAGATTGTCGTACCACCGGCTCCGCTTAA